The Panicum hallii strain FIL2 chromosome 9, PHallii_v3.1, whole genome shotgun sequence genome has a window encoding:
- the LOC112877588 gene encoding alpha-ketoglutarate-dependent dioxygenase alkB homolog 6: protein MEDTTTQEAEAAAAAERPSSALALRSLADYTVGAIPTLFYVPDFVSQSEQSQLLHHIYQAPAPKWRSLKNRRLQNWGGVVHEKGLLPQALPSWLTRITDRICQWTGLFPSAINHVLINEYHPNQGIMPHQDGPAYYPVVAIISLASPVVIDFTPHQRLKEQEHTDRQNLQINELLGPVKMESNGSGSHECGATNESDPASSSLVLMPCSLLIFKDQAYTDYLHGIQDNELHNLDKVMNLSRCPELKHLSPDSIQGIMDEQHGTFRRTATRVSLTCRLVLKVHKKLFKI, encoded by the exons ATGGAGGACACGACGACCcaagaggcggaggcggcggcggcggcggagaggcccTCGTCAGCGTTGGCTTTGAGGAGCCTCGCGGACTACACCGTCGGGGCCATCCCCACCCTCTTCTATGTCCCCGACTTCGTCTCCCAGTCCGAGCAGTCCCAGCTCCTCCACCAC ATTTACCAGGCGCCGGCGCCCAAGTGGAGATCCCTCAAGAACCGGAGGCTGCAGAACTGGG GAGGAGTGGTGCATGAGAAAGGGCTCCTGCCGCAGGCCT TACCTTCATGGCTAACAAGGATAACCGACAGAATCTGCCAGTGGACTGGTTTATTTCCTTCTGCAATCAATCATGTGCTGATAAATGAGTATCATCCTAATCAAGGGATCATG CCACACCAAGATGGTCCTGCCTACTACCCTGTTGTTGCAATCATATCGCTCGCTTCACCTGTTGTGATTGATTTCACACCCCATCAAAGGCTTAAGGAGCAGGAGCATACTGATCGACAAAACTTACAGATCAATGAGTTGCTGGGGCCTGTTAAGATGGAGAGCAATGGCTCTGGCTCACATGAATGTGGGGCCACAAATGAATCTGATCCTGCATCTTCATCACTTGTGCTGATGCCCTGCAGCCTGTTGATATTTAAGGATCAGGCTTATACAG ATTACCTGCATGGCATACAAGATAATGAACTACATAATCTGGACAAG GTCATGAATTTGTCGCGGTGCCCAGAATTGAAGCATCTAAGTCCTGACTCCATCCAAGGGATCATGGATGAGCAACATGGCACGTTCCGTAGGACTGCCACGAGAGTGTCTCTAACATGTCGGTTGGTGCTTAAAGTCCACAAGAAGCTATTCAAAATTTAG